One stretch of Hymenobacter chitinivorans DSM 11115 DNA includes these proteins:
- a CDS encoding low affinity iron permease family protein, which produces MDQTREALVKPTSNTAAFFAHLAERITKFSGTTLAFCLALGLVLLWALTGPLFQYSETWQLVINTGTTIITFLMVFLIQRAQNKDSLVLHLKLNELIAATKGASNRLINSQDFTEDEINILHQYYCLLAEKAQKENDLGRTHTVEEAEENHQEKVEAHHSKKAVAHHG; this is translated from the coding sequence ATGGATCAGACCCGGGAAGCGTTGGTAAAGCCAACGAGTAACACGGCTGCTTTCTTTGCTCACCTCGCCGAGCGCATCACCAAGTTTTCGGGCACCACCCTGGCCTTTTGCCTGGCCCTGGGGCTGGTGCTGCTCTGGGCCCTCACCGGGCCGCTGTTCCAGTACTCCGAGACCTGGCAGCTGGTCATCAACACGGGTACCACCATCATTACCTTCCTGATGGTATTTCTCATTCAGCGGGCCCAGAACAAGGATTCCCTGGTGCTGCACCTGAAACTCAACGAGCTGATTGCCGCCACCAAGGGCGCCAGCAACCGCCTGATCAACTCCCAGGACTTTACGGAGGACGAAATCAACATTCTGCACCAGTACTACTGCCTGCTGGCCGAAAAGGCCCAGAAGGAAAACGACCTGGGCCGAACCCACACGGTGGAAGAAGCCGAGGAAAACCACCAGGAAAAGGTGGAGGCCCACCACAGCAAGAAGGCCGTGGCCCACCACGGCTAG